One region of Streptomyces capillispiralis genomic DNA includes:
- a CDS encoding tyrosine-protein phosphatase, with the protein MNGDDRVGVNFRAVRARGLAADRMFRCGAVTTYTARDATALRDRYGIRALVDLRSRREIDKYGAPKALQDAGIRWINAPVTGYPSTPIDKPRPTSDDVVAYYHGMLAEALPESWPDLFAALASVAHEPFLVCCHCGKDRTGVVVAAVLDTVGSPAADIAEDYGASAADLVARVDLFEDKWSKRGHTRDDYLTRMRVVPATMADFLAGVPGGLAGFVARRVDPADLAAVRAALAAP; encoded by the coding sequence ATGAACGGCGACGACCGCGTCGGGGTGAACTTCCGCGCCGTGCGCGCCCGCGGCCTGGCGGCGGACCGGATGTTCCGCTGCGGCGCCGTGACCACGTACACCGCGCGGGACGCGACGGCCCTGCGCGACCGGTACGGCATCCGCGCACTGGTCGACCTGCGCTCGCGGCGCGAGATCGACAAGTACGGCGCGCCCAAGGCGCTCCAGGACGCGGGCATCCGCTGGATCAACGCGCCCGTGACGGGCTACCCCAGCACCCCGATCGACAAGCCGCGCCCCACCTCCGACGACGTGGTGGCGTACTACCACGGGATGCTCGCGGAGGCGCTGCCGGAGAGCTGGCCGGACCTGTTCGCCGCGCTGGCCTCGGTGGCGCACGAGCCCTTCCTGGTCTGCTGCCACTGCGGCAAGGACCGCACCGGCGTGGTGGTCGCCGCCGTGCTCGACACGGTGGGCAGCCCCGCCGCGGACATCGCCGAGGACTACGGCGCCAGCGCCGCCGACCTGGTGGCCCGGGTCGACCTGTTCGAGGACAAGTGGAGCAAGCGCGGCCACACCCGCGACGACTACCTGACCCGGATGCGCGTGGTGCCCGCCACCATGGCGGACTTCCTCGCCGGGGTCCCCGGCGGTCTGGCCGGCTTCGTCGCCCGTCGAGTGGACCCGGCCGATCTGGCCGCGGTGCGCGCCGCGCTGGCCGCGCCGTGA